A DNA window from Streptomyces canus contains the following coding sequences:
- a CDS encoding alpha/beta hydrolase, protein MRTVKATAAAVTAALAAGTAGIVAGRIASDAGLKASPGRPLPGEPRLTVHSIAAGRITLTRDLAALRPGTYGLAGDASHAVVGPVLAAEPHSADTVVRRLERVTHGTLEPGDKVWLTPNVYVGNPKSVLGLDHTDVEIPGELGALPAWFVPGVRDTWVIAAHGLGTTREHAMNLMEFLHGLRFPVLAPAHRGDAGAPRPPDGLNHFGDTEWRDLDAAMDFAVRQGARQLVLHGWSTGATMALRAAAHSGLRDRVRGLVLDSPVLSWERTLRALAAARHTPGVLLPLAVRAAQGRTGLPSDHFGLYADRTVPYAGHVDRSDDSGSDRPPPPTLIFHGPDDTIAPWDLSRRLAGTHPDRIALHTVRQAPHAAMWNADPSGYEEAMRRFLTPLM, encoded by the coding sequence GTGCGTACTGTCAAAGCGACGGCCGCTGCCGTCACCGCAGCCCTGGCGGCCGGCACGGCCGGAATCGTCGCCGGGAGGATCGCCAGCGACGCCGGACTGAAGGCGTCACCGGGCCGCCCGCTGCCCGGTGAGCCCCGGCTCACCGTTCACTCCATCGCCGCCGGCCGTATCACCCTCACCCGCGACCTCGCCGCCCTCCGCCCCGGTACCTACGGCCTCGCAGGCGACGCCTCCCACGCCGTCGTGGGCCCCGTCCTCGCCGCGGAACCGCACTCCGCCGACACCGTCGTCCGCCGCCTGGAACGCGTCACCCACGGCACCCTGGAACCCGGCGACAAGGTGTGGCTCACCCCGAACGTGTACGTCGGCAACCCGAAGTCGGTCCTCGGCCTCGACCACACCGACGTCGAGATCCCGGGCGAACTCGGCGCCCTGCCCGCCTGGTTCGTCCCCGGCGTACGCGACACCTGGGTCATCGCGGCCCACGGCCTCGGCACGACCCGCGAACACGCCATGAACCTCATGGAGTTCCTGCACGGCCTCCGCTTCCCGGTCCTCGCCCCCGCCCACCGCGGCGACGCGGGCGCCCCCCGCCCGCCCGACGGCCTGAACCACTTCGGCGACACCGAGTGGCGCGACCTGGACGCGGCCATGGACTTCGCCGTCCGTCAGGGCGCCCGCCAACTCGTCCTGCACGGCTGGTCCACCGGCGCCACGATGGCCCTGCGCGCCGCCGCCCACTCGGGCCTGCGCGACCGCGTCAGGGGGCTGGTGCTCGACTCCCCGGTCCTCAGCTGGGAGCGGACCCTGCGCGCCCTCGCTGCGGCCCGCCACACCCCCGGCGTCCTCCTGCCGCTCGCGGTGCGCGCGGCACAGGGCCGCACCGGACTGCCCAGCGACCACTTCGGCCTGTATGCGGACCGCACCGTCCCCTACGCCGGCCACGTGGACCGGTCCGACGACTCGGGCTCCGACCGGCCCCCGCCGCCGACCCTGATCTTCCACGGCCCGGACGACACGATCGCCCCCTGGGACCTCTCCCGCCGTCTCGCCGGCACCCACCCCGACCGGATCGCCCTCCACACGGTCCGTCAGGCCCCCCACGCGGCGATGTGGAACGCCGACCCGAGCGGCTACGAAGAGGCAATGCGCCGTTTCCTCACCCCCCTGATGTGA
- a CDS encoding cobyric acid synthase, translating into MSGGGLLVAGTTSDAGKSVVTAGICRWLVRQGVKVAPFKAQNMSLNSFVTKEGAEIGRAQAMQAQACRIEPTALMNPVLLKPGGEQSSQVVLLGKPVGELSARGYHGGRQQQLLGTVLDCLAELRGTYDAVICEGAGSPAEINLRRTDIVNMGIARNAGLPVLVVGDIDRGGVFASFFGTVALLSEEDQKLVAGFLVNKFRGDVSLLEPGLDMLHGLTGRSTYGVLPFRHGLGIDEEDGLRVSLRGTVRESNTAAPLGEDVLRVAVCAIPLMSNFTDVDALAAEPGVVVRFVDRPEELADADLVVIPGTRGTVKALQWLRERGLAAAIGRRVAEQRPVLGICGGFQILGEHIEDEVESRQGHVEGLGVLPVRVRFAREKTLTRPEGEALGEHVTGYEIHHGVADIHGGQPFLDGCRVGQTWGTHWHGSLESDGFRRAFLREVAAAAGRRFVPAPHTSFAALREEQLDRLGDLIEQHADTDALWRLIESGAPQGLPFIPPGAPA; encoded by the coding sequence ATGAGTGGCGGGGGTCTTCTCGTCGCCGGAACCACCTCGGACGCCGGCAAGAGTGTCGTCACCGCCGGGATCTGCCGGTGGCTGGTGCGGCAGGGGGTGAAGGTCGCGCCGTTCAAGGCGCAGAACATGTCCCTCAACTCGTTCGTGACGAAGGAGGGCGCGGAGATCGGGCGGGCCCAGGCCATGCAGGCGCAGGCCTGCCGCATCGAGCCGACCGCGCTCATGAATCCCGTGCTGCTCAAGCCCGGTGGTGAGCAGAGCAGTCAGGTCGTGCTGCTCGGCAAGCCGGTCGGTGAACTGAGCGCCCGGGGCTATCACGGGGGGCGGCAGCAGCAGCTCCTCGGGACCGTGCTCGACTGTCTCGCCGAGTTGCGGGGCACGTATGACGCGGTGATCTGTGAGGGGGCCGGGAGTCCGGCCGAGATCAACCTGCGGCGGACCGACATCGTCAACATGGGGATCGCCCGCAACGCCGGGCTGCCCGTGCTGGTCGTGGGCGACATCGACCGCGGGGGCGTCTTCGCCTCCTTCTTCGGGACCGTCGCGCTGCTCTCGGAAGAGGACCAGAAGCTCGTCGCCGGGTTCCTCGTGAACAAGTTCCGGGGGGATGTCAGCCTTCTGGAACCCGGGCTCGACATGCTCCACGGGCTCACCGGGCGGTCCACGTACGGCGTTCTGCCCTTCCGGCACGGGCTCGGGATCGACGAGGAGGACGGGCTGCGGGTGTCCCTGCGGGGGACGGTCCGGGAGTCGAACACGGCTGCGCCCCTCGGGGAGGACGTGCTGCGGGTCGCCGTCTGCGCGATCCCGCTGATGTCCAACTTCACGGACGTCGACGCCCTGGCCGCCGAACCCGGTGTCGTGGTCCGGTTCGTCGACCGGCCCGAGGAACTGGCCGACGCCGACCTGGTCGTGATTCCGGGAACCCGTGGGACCGTCAAGGCACTTCAGTGGCTGCGGGAGCGGGGGCTCGCGGCGGCCATCGGGCGCAGGGTAGCCGAGCAGCGGCCCGTCCTCGGCATCTGCGGCGGCTTCCAGATCCTCGGCGAGCACATCGAGGACGAGGTCGAGAGCCGACAGGGACACGTCGAGGGGCTCGGAGTCCTTCCCGTCAGGGTGCGGTTCGCGCGGGAGAAGACCTTGACCCGGCCGGAGGGCGAAGCCCTCGGCGAGCACGTCACCGGGTACGAGATCCATCACGGGGTGGCCGACATCCACGGGGGCCAACCCTTCCTCGACGGCTGCCGCGTCGGCCAGACCTGGGGGACCCACTGGCACGGCTCGCTGGAGTCGGACGGATTCCGGCGGGCCTTCCTGCGGGAGGTGGCGGCCGCCGCGGGCCGCCGGTTCGTGCCGGCCCCCCACACCTCGTTCGCCGCGCTGCGCGAGGAGCAGCTCGACCGGCTCGGCGACCTGATCGAACAGCACGCGGACACGGACGCGCTGTGGCGGCTCATCGAGTCCGGTGCGCCGCAAGGACTGCCTTTCATTCCACCGGGAGCGCCCGCATGA
- a CDS encoding inorganic phosphate transporter: MENFSLILAIVVVTALAFDFTNGFHDTANAMATTISTGALKPKVAVAMSAVLNLVGAFLSVEVANTISKGLVDETGIRPEVIFAALVGAILWNLLTWLVGLPSSSSHALMGGLIGATIASAGMGAVHGDALITKVLIPAIAAPIVAGVAAMLATRLSYSLGKKADGKAAAKGYRTGQIASAGLVSLAHGTNDAQKTMGIITLALVAGGVVAPDSDPPTWVILSAGLAIALGTYLGGWRIIRTMGKGLTDLQPQQGFAAQTSAATVILASSHLGFSLSTTHSVSGSVMGAGLGRKGGVVRWSTATRMFVAWGLTLPAAALVGALAESVTDLGDWGTAVVAVFLVASSAAIWKISRREVVDASNVNHTDEPAGVVTTAIAAVTPPPAVTVTEALTATIPAPPATTEPAAPPAAV, from the coding sequence ATGGAAAACTTCTCGCTGATCCTCGCGATTGTGGTGGTAACCGCACTCGCGTTCGATTTCACGAACGGTTTTCACGACACCGCCAACGCGATGGCCACCACCATCTCGACCGGTGCACTCAAGCCCAAGGTCGCGGTGGCCATGTCCGCCGTACTCAACCTTGTGGGCGCTTTCCTCTCGGTGGAGGTCGCCAACACGATCTCCAAGGGTCTCGTCGACGAGACCGGCATCCGTCCCGAGGTCATCTTCGCCGCCTTGGTCGGCGCGATCCTCTGGAACTTGCTGACCTGGCTGGTGGGCCTGCCCTCCAGTTCCTCGCACGCCCTCATGGGCGGTCTGATCGGCGCCACCATCGCCTCGGCGGGCATGGGCGCGGTCCACGGTGACGCGCTCATCACCAAGGTCCTGATCCCGGCGATCGCGGCGCCGATCGTCGCGGGAGTCGCCGCCATGCTGGCCACCCGGCTCTCCTACAGCCTGGGCAAGAAGGCCGACGGCAAGGCCGCCGCGAAGGGCTACCGCACCGGCCAGATCGCCTCGGCCGGCCTGGTCTCGCTGGCCCACGGCACCAACGACGCGCAGAAGACGATGGGCATCATCACCCTCGCCCTGGTCGCCGGCGGCGTCGTCGCGCCCGACTCCGACCCGCCCACCTGGGTCATCCTCTCGGCGGGTCTCGCCATCGCGCTCGGCACCTACCTCGGCGGCTGGCGCATCATCCGCACGATGGGTAAGGGCCTGACCGACCTCCAGCCGCAGCAGGGCTTCGCCGCCCAGACCAGCGCGGCCACCGTCATCCTGGCCTCGTCGCACCTCGGCTTCTCCCTCTCCACCACGCACTCCGTCTCCGGTTCGGTGATGGGCGCCGGCCTCGGCCGCAAGGGCGGCGTCGTCCGCTGGTCCACGGCCACCCGCATGTTCGTCGCCTGGGGCCTGACGCTCCCGGCGGCGGCCCTGGTGGGCGCCCTGGCCGAGTCGGTCACGGACCTCGGCGACTGGGGTACGGCGGTCGTGGCGGTCTTCCTCGTCGCCTCCAGCGCGGCGATCTGGAAGATCTCGCGGCGCGAGGTCGTGGACGCGTCCAACGTCAACCACACCGACGAGCCGGCCGGCGTGGTGACCACGGCGATCGCCGCCGTGACCCCGCCGCCCGCGGTCACGGTGACCGAGGCCCTCACCGCCACGATCCCGGCCCCGCCCGCCACGACGGAGCCGGCCGCCCCGCCGGCCGCCGTCTGA
- the tnpB gene encoding IS607 family element RNA-guided endonuclease TnpB, with translation MSGKFRPQPGRVVQAYKFALDPNARQERALRSHCGAARAAYNWAVSWVTASWWQRKAEASYGIGEEELTPWRSWSLPALRREFNRAKTTDPRFADWWAENSKEAYSTGLANAAAAFDNYAKSKQGKRKGARVGVPRRKPKRKARLACRFTTGTIRIEPDGRHVTLPRLGTIRTHEPTAKLLARLRAGTARVLSAAVRHERGRWFVSFQVETTREITRIDRPDSAVGIDLGVKHLAVLADSSGEIRYEPNPKHLDGALKLLRFHSRRASRRQGPDRRTGQKPSKRWEKANAERNKIHHRVANLRTDALHKLTTHVRAEYGTVVVEDLNVAGMLRNKRLARRVADAGFGEIRRQLTYKGRRNGCRTLVASRWYPSSKTCSNCGATKAKLPLHVRVFDCDECPLVMDRDENAARNLVALAAACTTGTGVAGDQGADTAPKPRGADRKTRRQRPDQNTGRGGRAGGATLPHQRQKETGDRRQDTEAHPTLW, from the coding sequence GTGAGCGGAAAGTTCCGGCCGCAGCCAGGCCGTGTCGTGCAGGCCTACAAGTTCGCTCTCGACCCCAACGCCAGGCAGGAGCGGGCGCTGCGCTCGCATTGCGGTGCCGCCCGCGCCGCCTACAACTGGGCCGTGTCCTGGGTGACCGCCTCGTGGTGGCAACGCAAGGCGGAAGCCTCGTACGGCATCGGTGAGGAGGAGTTGACGCCGTGGCGGTCGTGGTCGCTGCCCGCGCTGCGCAGGGAGTTCAACAGGGCGAAGACCACCGACCCGAGATTCGCCGACTGGTGGGCGGAGAATTCCAAGGAGGCCTACAGCACCGGGCTCGCGAACGCGGCTGCCGCGTTCGACAACTACGCCAAGTCCAAGCAGGGCAAACGCAAGGGCGCCAGGGTGGGTGTCCCGCGCCGGAAGCCGAAGCGGAAAGCCCGCCTGGCCTGCCGGTTCACCACCGGTACGATCCGCATCGAGCCGGACGGCCGGCATGTCACCCTGCCCCGGCTGGGCACGATCCGAACCCACGAACCCACGGCCAAGCTCCTGGCCCGCCTCCGGGCCGGAACGGCGCGCGTCCTGTCCGCAGCCGTCCGGCACGAGCGCGGGCGCTGGTTCGTCTCCTTCCAGGTCGAGACCACCCGGGAGATCACCCGCATCGACCGGCCGGACAGTGCGGTCGGGATCGACTTGGGTGTGAAACACCTGGCGGTCCTGGCCGACAGCTCCGGCGAGATCCGCTACGAGCCGAACCCGAAGCACCTGGACGGCGCCCTCAAACTGCTGCGGTTCCATTCCCGCCGGGCCTCCCGACGGCAGGGACCGGATCGCAGGACCGGCCAGAAGCCGTCGAAACGATGGGAGAAGGCCAACGCCGAGCGCAACAAGATCCACCACCGGGTGGCGAACCTGCGCACGGACGCACTGCACAAACTCACCACCCACGTACGCGCCGAGTACGGCACCGTGGTGGTCGAAGACCTCAACGTCGCCGGAATGCTCCGCAACAAACGGCTCGCCCGCCGAGTGGCCGATGCCGGATTCGGGGAGATCCGGCGCCAGCTCACCTACAAGGGCCGACGCAACGGCTGCCGCACCCTCGTGGCCAGCCGCTGGTACCCCTCCTCCAAGACCTGCTCGAACTGCGGCGCAACGAAAGCCAAGCTGCCGCTGCACGTCCGAGTCTTTGACTGCGACGAGTGCCCGCTTGTGATGGACCGGGACGAGAACGCAGCCCGCAACCTGGTCGCCCTCGCGGCGGCCTGCACCACTGGTACCGGAGTGGCCGGAGACCAGGGCGCCGACACGGCGCCGAAGCCCCGTGGAGCCGACCGTAAGACCCGCCGCCAACGCCCCGACCAGAACACCGGCCGAGGCGGGCGGGCAGGTGGCGCAACCCTGCCGCACCAGCGGCAGAAGGAAACGGGAGACCGTCGTCAGGACACCGAAGCGCACCCCACGCTCTGGTGA
- the ypfJ gene encoding KPN_02809 family neutral zinc metallopeptidase, which yields MQFDDDARLDTSEVQDVRGSRIPGGRATVGGGVVGLIALVLGLFLGVGPDQLGLTDSGGQPAATASGLAQVEQNCRTGQDANTRDDCRTVAVVNSVQDYWDQEFTRRGAGYSRSPTVFFGERVNTGCGSASSAVGPFYCPDDRKVYLDLGFFDELRSEFGATGGPFAQAYVVAHEYGHHVQDLMGTLSRSQDGRTGADSDAVKVELQADCYAGVWARHATTTKDESTGRPLITRLTDADITDGLDAAAAVGDDRIQERFQGRVTPDSWTHGSAEQRQQWFREGYRSGDMGRCDTFR from the coding sequence ATGCAGTTCGACGACGACGCCAGGTTGGACACCTCCGAGGTGCAGGACGTGCGCGGCAGCCGCATCCCGGGCGGCAGAGCGACCGTCGGCGGCGGTGTCGTGGGCCTGATCGCCCTCGTTCTGGGGCTCTTCCTCGGCGTCGGACCCGACCAGCTCGGACTCACCGACAGCGGCGGACAGCCCGCGGCCACGGCCTCGGGGCTCGCGCAGGTCGAGCAGAACTGCCGGACCGGACAGGACGCGAACACGCGGGACGACTGCCGGACGGTGGCGGTCGTCAACAGCGTGCAGGACTACTGGGACCAGGAGTTCACGCGGCGCGGCGCCGGCTACAGCCGCTCCCCCACGGTCTTCTTCGGTGAGCGGGTCAACACGGGGTGCGGGTCGGCGAGTTCTGCGGTCGGGCCGTTCTACTGCCCGGACGACCGGAAGGTCTACCTCGACCTCGGGTTCTTCGACGAGCTGCGGTCCGAGTTCGGGGCCACCGGCGGGCCGTTCGCGCAGGCGTACGTCGTGGCCCACGAGTACGGGCATCACGTGCAGGACCTGATGGGCACGCTGAGCCGGTCGCAGGACGGGCGCACGGGCGCGGACAGCGACGCGGTGAAGGTGGAGCTCCAGGCGGACTGCTACGCCGGGGTGTGGGCTCGCCACGCGACCACGACGAAGGACGAGTCGACGGGGCGGCCGCTCATCACGCGCCTCACGGACGCGGACATCACCGACGGTCTGGACGCGGCGGCGGCCGTGGGCGACGACCGGATCCAGGAGCGGTTCCAGGGACGGGTGACACCCGACTCGTGGACGCACGGGTCGGCCGAGCAGCGGCAGCAGTGGTTCCGGGAGGGGTACCGCAGCGGGGACATGGGGCGGTGTGACACGTTCCGGTGA
- a CDS encoding cobalamin biosynthesis protein, whose protein sequence is MRADRVFAYGAAAGLIGDLLLGDPRRGHPVAAFGRAAGAVERVLWRDHRGWGALHTAVCVGGAVGLGAVAENVVRPSRTASVALTAAATWAVVGGTSLVREARVIGRALEAGDVEAARDRLPHLCGRDPQALDADGIARAVVESVAENTSDAVVGALVWGAVAGVPGLLGFRAVNTLDAMVGHRSVTYRRFGWASARLDDLAGWPGARLTAVLAALAGDSPRGAVRAWREDAPKHPSPNAGPVEASFAGALGVRLGGTLSYAGRVEHRPVLHQEGRAVATYDIERAVRLSRRVGLLALGVGVAARAFVKGRRA, encoded by the coding sequence GTGCGTGCCGATCGCGTCTTCGCGTACGGCGCCGCCGCCGGTCTGATCGGTGACCTCCTGCTCGGTGACCCGCGTCGCGGGCATCCGGTCGCCGCGTTCGGACGGGCCGCGGGCGCCGTGGAGCGGGTGTTGTGGCGGGACCACCGGGGGTGGGGGGCGCTGCACACCGCCGTGTGCGTGGGCGGTGCGGTGGGGCTCGGCGCCGTGGCGGAGAACGTCGTACGTCCGTCCCGTACCGCTTCCGTCGCACTCACCGCCGCCGCCACCTGGGCCGTCGTGGGCGGGACTTCACTTGTGCGGGAGGCCCGGGTCATCGGGCGGGCGCTGGAGGCCGGCGACGTCGAGGCGGCCCGGGACCGGCTGCCGCATCTGTGTGGGCGCGATCCTCAGGCACTCGATGCCGACGGGATCGCGCGGGCCGTCGTGGAGTCCGTCGCCGAGAACACCTCCGATGCCGTCGTGGGGGCGCTCGTGTGGGGGGCCGTCGCCGGGGTGCCGGGGCTGCTCGGGTTCCGGGCCGTGAACACGCTCGACGCCATGGTGGGGCACAGGTCGGTCACCTACCGCCGCTTCGGGTGGGCCTCGGCCCGGCTCGACGACCTCGCCGGGTGGCCGGGGGCGCGGCTGACCGCCGTACTCGCCGCCCTGGCCGGTGACAGTCCGCGGGGTGCCGTGCGCGCCTGGCGGGAGGACGCACCCAAGCATCCGAGCCCCAACGCCGGGCCCGTCGAAGCCTCGTTCGCGGGGGCGCTGGGTGTCCGGCTCGGGGGGACCCTCTCGTACGCGGGGCGGGTCGAGCATCGGCCGGTGCTGCATCAGGAGGGGCGCGCCGTCGCCACGTACGACATCGAGCGCGCCGTACGGCTGTCACGGCGCGTCGGACTGCTCGCGCTCGGCGTCGGTGTCGCCGCGCGGGCCTTCGTGAAGGGGCGTAGGGCATGA
- a CDS encoding VOC family protein, producing MAGTNSGRPSIYPTLLYTDAKAAIKQLTEAFGFTELSVYEGEDGSVLHAELVQGNGAVMLGSKGRGGVFDAAMKDAGTTGVYVVVDDVDAHHRRAVEHGAEILMPPTDQEYGSRDYMARDAEGNVWSFGTYAPEIHA from the coding sequence ATGGCAGGCACGAACAGTGGGCGTCCGAGCATCTACCCGACGCTGCTGTACACCGACGCGAAGGCGGCGATCAAGCAACTGACGGAGGCCTTCGGGTTCACCGAGCTGTCGGTGTACGAGGGCGAGGACGGCTCGGTACTGCACGCAGAGCTGGTGCAGGGCAACGGCGCGGTGATGCTCGGCTCGAAAGGCCGCGGCGGTGTCTTCGACGCGGCGATGAAGGACGCGGGCACCACCGGGGTGTACGTCGTCGTGGACGACGTCGACGCGCACCACCGCCGCGCCGTGGAGCACGGCGCGGAGATCCTGATGCCCCCGACGGACCAGGAGTACGGCTCCCGGGACTACATGGCGCGGGACGCCGAGGGCAATGTGTGGAGCTTCGGGACGTACGCCCCGGAGATCCACGCCTGA
- a CDS encoding class II aldolase/adducin family protein → MAEERWDPRDVRGVGDGAQDALESGRRGVRAEEADAWGELVDTARRTVSDGLVVGTSGNVSVRVAGTVLVTPSGVPYDRLTPHDVTGVDLDGRQVLGSLVPTSELPMHLAVYRSTDARAVVHTHAVHATAVSTLVPELPAIHYMTGALGGAVRVAPYATYGTDELAENMLHALADRSACLLQNHGTIAYGSTLAQAYDRTAQLEWMCHLWLTARAVPGLTPNLLTEEQVAEAGERLRGYGQRGA, encoded by the coding sequence ATGGCTGAGGAACGGTGGGATCCACGGGACGTACGGGGTGTCGGGGACGGCGCGCAGGATGCGCTCGAGTCGGGGCGGCGGGGTGTGCGTGCCGAGGAGGCGGACGCCTGGGGGGAGTTGGTCGACACCGCTCGCCGGACGGTGTCCGACGGACTGGTCGTCGGAACCTCCGGCAACGTCTCGGTGCGCGTCGCGGGCACGGTCCTGGTCACGCCCTCGGGCGTCCCCTACGACCGCCTCACGCCCCACGACGTGACGGGCGTCGACCTCGACGGCCGACAGGTCCTCGGCAGCCTGGTCCCGACGAGCGAACTCCCCATGCATCTCGCCGTCTACCGCAGCACCGACGCCCGCGCGGTCGTCCACACCCACGCGGTGCACGCCACGGCCGTCTCCACGCTGGTGCCCGAGCTCCCCGCGATCCACTACATGACCGGCGCGCTCGGCGGCGCCGTCCGGGTTGCCCCCTATGCCACCTACGGCACCGACGAGTTGGCCGAGAACATGCTCCACGCCCTCGCCGACCGCTCCGCCTGCCTCCTCCAGAACCACGGCACGATCGCCTACGGCAGCACCCTCGCCCAGGCCTACGACCGCACCGCCCAACTGGAATGGATGTGCCACCTGTGGCTGACGGCCCGCGCGGTACCGGGCCTGACCCCGAACCTGCTGACGGAGGAACAGGTGGCGGAGGCGGGGGAGCGGTTGCGGGGGTACGGGCAGCGCGGGGCTTGA